In Nasonia vitripennis strain AsymCx chromosome 2 unlocalized genomic scaffold, Nvit_psr_1.1 chr2_random0002, whole genome shotgun sequence, a genomic segment contains:
- the LOC107981811 gene encoding uncharacterized protein LOC107981811, producing MSLDAIIDYSYFMKNRDRLLKLIQFLKDNLEVTDENVASREIQEKITRNGLGLRNTYSVSTMACLPQFFATSGRVQHFCTASLEMIAGHRDLALYIIHYLKNVPEVPEKYPFFKCSLVTANYTAAFSK from the exons ATGTCGCTTGACGCCATTATAGATTATTCCTATTTTATGAAGAATCGTGATCGACTTCTAAAACTTATTCagtttttaaaagataatttGGAAGTGACTGACGAAAATGTGGCATCAAGAGAAATCCAGGAAAAAATAACGAGAAATGGACTTGGACTTCGTAATACTTATTCTGTCTCTACAATGGCTTGTCTTCCACAATTTTTTGCAACTTCTGGCAGAGTTCAACATTTTTGCACTGCATCTCTAGAAATGATAGCTGGTCACAGAGATTTAGCATTGTACATCATTCA ctATCTAAAAAATGTACCAGAAGTTCCAgaaaaatatccatttttCAAATGCTCTCTGGTAACAGCAAACTATACCGCCGCATTTTCAAAGTGA
- the LOC116416246 gene encoding uncharacterized protein LOC116416246 isoform X1: MFIHIYFVILLKDQELDDCISNKLHVFHSSFNDNLSEKNSQSFSIDAYATMNKLANNTSNSLSVKDINENAENQKTVNANSIKQSFTKSSSKVLKSPNIVQNKENNKILCACTRG; the protein is encoded by the exons AtgtttatacatatttattttgttatattgTTGAAGGATCAAGAATTAGATGATTGTATTAGTAACAAGCTTCATGTATTTCATTCTTCATTTAACGATAATTTATCA GAAAAGAATTCACAAAGTTTTTCGATTGACGCTTATGCTACAATGAATAAA TTAGCAAATAATACTAGTAACTCTTTATCTGTTAAAGATATTAATGAAAATGCAGAAAACCAAAAAACCGTCAACGCAAACAGTATCAAACAATCGTTCACAAAATCATCGTCAAAAGTTTTGAAGTCACCaaatattgttcaaaataaagaaaacaatAAGATATTGTGTGCATGTACACGTGGTTGA